TCGGGCCCGCCGAAGTGCGGCACCAGCTCGGGCACAATGCGGCGGCCAGCGATGAGATTGGGCAGGCTGAAGTAAGGCGTCTTGACGAGCCACCGCCCGATGAGGTTGTACATCAGGCGACTTGATTTGTACACAATCACCATGGGCTTGTACTGCCGCGCGACCTGGAGCGTCACCGTGCCCGAGACCACCAGACACAGATCGGCCCAGCGGATCGCCGCGTCTGTCTGGCCGCTCACGACACTGAGTTTCGCCGGCCACGGCGCGCCGCCCGCCATGCCGTAGACAACGCTCTCGGTCTCGGGCCGCGCCACCGCGACGACCCCCGCCATGCCGGGGTGTTCGGATGCGATGCGCCCGAACGCCGCGAGCAGCAGCGGAAAGTTGGCCTCGATCTCGGCGGGCCGCGAACCGGGCAGCAGGGCGATCTTGGGCGTCCCTTCGCTCCACCGCGCGATCGCCGCATCGAGCGCGGCCAGATCGAGCGGATGGTCATACAACGGATGGCCCACGAAGCGCGCCCGCACGTTGTGCTTGCGGAACCACGCTTCCTCGAAGGGCAGCAGGCAGCAGACGAAACTGGTCAGCCGCCGCAACTTGTTGACCCGCCAGCTCGCCCACGCCCAGACCTGCGGCGCGACCAGGTGCACGACCTTGGCGCCCGACGCGCGGGCCATCGCGCAGATCGGGAAGTTGGCCGCCGGTGAATCGACCGGCACATGCACATCGATCGGATGCTCGGCCAGCCATGCCTTGATGCGCTTGTTGATGCGGCGGTGCTCAAGAATCTTGCCCAGGCCGGGCACACCCATCACCGCATCGCGACCGGTTTGCTCAACCACGCTCGCGCCCGCAGCGGCCATCTTCGGCCCGCCCCACGCAAACACCTCGGTCTGCGGATGGCGGGCGAGCAACTCGGCGATCACGGCCGAAGCGTGGTCATCGCCCGACGGCTCAAAGCCGGTAAAGAGAATGCGCACAGGCCTGTCACGCAAGCCGGACATGAGGCGAATCGTAGGTGTGGTCGCAACGCCGGCCATGGATGGGATCGGGCGATTGGGCGCCACATATCATGGCCGCGGGCTTGAACGTCAAACTTCACCTAGACTTTCGACCACCCCACAGGGAGAACCGCGCGGATGCGACTCACGATGGTCGGAACTGGGTACGTCGGGCTTGTGACAGGCACCTGCTTTGCCAACACCGGCAACGACGTCACATGCCTCGACCTCGATCGCGGCAAGATCGAGCGCCTCGCCAGCG
This is a stretch of genomic DNA from Phycisphaeraceae bacterium. It encodes these proteins:
- the lpxB gene encoding lipid-A-disaccharide synthase is translated as MSGLRDRPVRILFTGFEPSGDDHASAVIAELLARHPQTEVFAWGGPKMAAAGASVVEQTGRDAVMGVPGLGKILEHRRINKRIKAWLAEHPIDVHVPVDSPAANFPICAMARASGAKVVHLVAPQVWAWASWRVNKLRRLTSFVCCLLPFEEAWFRKHNVRARFVGHPLYDHPLDLAALDAAIARWSEGTPKIALLPGSRPAEIEANFPLLLAAFGRIASEHPGMAGVVAVARPETESVVYGMAGGAPWPAKLSVVSGQTDAAIRWADLCLVVSGTVTLQVARQYKPMVIVYKSSRLMYNLIGRWLVKTPYFSLPNLIAGRRIVPELVPHFGGPDDIVNEAVGLLERPELVETQKRALREVSAAFEGHNAASAAAEVIARVAGLTQASSLTPEPVVVARAD